A region from the Leptospirillum ferriphilum ML-04 genome encodes:
- the tpiA gene encoding triose-phosphate isomerase codes for MFLVANWKMNMTRDRIETYLDALERERLSSMLSGTRHQIALAPTHVYLQDLSREVLRRGLPVKIFAQDVSSRSEGAFTGEVSVRNVLDVGAVGSILGHSERRRYFQETDADVARKTSLCLQAGAIPLVCFGESREERDAGETLRVLRHQVAPIVEVVTKAFRENENIPVYLAYEPVWAIGSGKNASCSDIEEVISAVLEGFSWPVPPCILYGGSVNLENISSLAALENLAGLLVGSAWLDPETFLDSVRALS; via the coding sequence ATGTTTCTTGTCGCAAACTGGAAAATGAATATGACCCGGGACCGGATCGAGACATACCTCGATGCTCTTGAAAGGGAACGCCTGTCATCCATGCTGTCAGGCACCCGGCATCAGATTGCCCTTGCCCCGACCCATGTCTATCTGCAGGACCTTTCCAGGGAAGTCCTCAGGCGGGGTCTTCCTGTCAAAATCTTTGCACAGGACGTCTCGAGCCGGAGTGAAGGTGCATTCACCGGGGAAGTGTCCGTCCGGAATGTTCTGGATGTCGGTGCGGTCGGATCCATCCTCGGTCATTCTGAGCGAAGAAGGTATTTTCAGGAGACGGACGCCGACGTCGCGAGAAAAACCAGCCTTTGTCTCCAGGCTGGAGCAATACCGCTCGTCTGTTTTGGTGAGTCCCGGGAAGAGCGGGATGCGGGAGAGACCCTGAGGGTCCTGCGCCATCAGGTGGCACCCATTGTTGAAGTGGTGACAAAAGCCTTTCGAGAGAATGAAAATATCCCGGTTTACCTGGCCTATGAGCCAGTGTGGGCGATCGGCTCGGGGAAAAACGCCTCCTGTTCGGATATTGAGGAGGTGATTTCTGCGGTTTTGGAAGGTTTTTCCTGGCCCGTTCCTCCATGCATCCTCTACGGGGGGTCGGTGAACCTCGAAAATATTTCTTCTCTCGCAGCACTGGAGAACTTGGCCGGCTTGCTGGTGGGAAGTGCATGGCTGGATCCGGAGACATTTCTGGATTCTGTCAGGGCATTATCCTGA
- the secG gene encoding preprotein translocase subunit SecG produces MTTLITVVHVLTCVLIVVAVLLQSGKGAETGVMIGGSSQSLFGARGASSFLSKVTVVLATLFMVTSLSLSLIRQSPVGPSLLLNSPLKSLPSAPPPKTKTP; encoded by the coding sequence ATGACAACGCTGATTACCGTCGTTCATGTTCTGACTTGTGTCCTGATCGTGGTCGCTGTCCTTCTCCAGTCCGGAAAAGGTGCGGAAACCGGGGTGATGATTGGCGGTTCCAGTCAGTCCCTCTTTGGTGCACGCGGGGCATCTTCGTTTTTAAGCAAGGTGACGGTCGTTCTTGCGACACTGTTTATGGTGACATCCCTCTCCCTGTCCCTGATCCGGCAAAGTCCGGTCGGACCGTCCCTTCTTCTGAATTCTCCCCTGAAATCCCTGCCTTCAGCACCCCCGCCAAAAACAAAGACCCCCTGA